A window from Aquabacterium sp. NJ1 encodes these proteins:
- a CDS encoding acyl-CoA desaturase: MNTKTMQIGPKTLEELQAFEKELDAIGAAERQTLGERDARYIKGILRTVRVLEIAGRGLMMFGWFPPTWLLGTFLLGMAKIIDNMELGHNVMHGQFNFMNDPRFHGDTFEWDNTCPKEEWRHSHNFVHHTYTNVIGKDRDFGYGLLRLSSDLRWSWLHPFQLLLTALLALFFEWFVAIHDMQMDKVVIGRRKWSDVRPQWLLVRAKIWKVIRRDYIGWPLVGVAVGALFGHAADTGLAVLMGHVVSNLIRNVWAWAIIFCGHFTEDIYTFSRESIEGETKGQWYLRQILGSSNISGGKLLHLMSGNLSHQVEHHLYPDIPANRYIEMAPKVRAVCAKYGIPYNTGNFAWQLGTVFKRIARYSLPGGPQKAVHIEVESILPERA, encoded by the coding sequence ATGAATACCAAGACCATGCAAATTGGCCCCAAGACCCTCGAAGAGCTGCAAGCCTTCGAGAAGGAACTCGATGCCATCGGCGCTGCAGAGCGCCAGACCCTGGGCGAGCGCGATGCCCGCTACATCAAGGGCATCCTGCGCACCGTGCGCGTGCTGGAGATCGCCGGCCGCGGCCTGATGATGTTCGGCTGGTTCCCGCCCACCTGGTTGCTGGGCACCTTCCTGCTGGGCATGGCCAAGATCATCGACAACATGGAGCTGGGCCACAACGTGATGCACGGCCAGTTCAACTTCATGAACGACCCGCGCTTCCATGGCGACACCTTCGAATGGGACAACACCTGCCCGAAAGAGGAATGGCGCCACTCGCACAACTTCGTGCACCACACCTACACCAACGTCATCGGCAAGGACCGCGACTTCGGCTACGGCCTGCTGCGCCTGTCTTCCGACCTGCGCTGGAGCTGGCTGCACCCCTTCCAGTTGCTGCTGACGGCCCTGCTGGCCCTGTTCTTCGAATGGTTCGTGGCCATCCATGACATGCAGATGGACAAGGTCGTGATCGGCCGCAGGAAGTGGTCGGATGTGCGCCCGCAATGGCTGCTGGTGCGCGCCAAGATCTGGAAGGTGATCCGCCGCGACTACATCGGCTGGCCGCTGGTCGGCGTGGCCGTGGGCGCCTTGTTCGGCCATGCGGCAGATACCGGCCTGGCCGTGCTGATGGGCCATGTGGTGAGCAACCTGATCCGCAATGTGTGGGCCTGGGCCATCATCTTCTGCGGCCACTTCACGGAAGACATCTACACCTTCAGCCGCGAATCGATCGAAGGCGAGACCAAGGGCCAGTGGTACCTGCGCCAGATCCTGGGTTCGAGCAATATTTCGGGCGGCAAGCTGCTGCACCTGATGAGCGGCAACCTGTCGCACCAGGTGGAGCACCACCTCTACCCGGACATCCCTGCCAACCGCTACATCGAGATGGCGCCCAAGGTGCGCGCGGTGTGCGCCAAGTACGGCATCCCCTACAACACGGGCAACTTCGCCTGGCAGCTGGGCACGGTGTTCAAGCGCATTGCCCGCTACAGCCTGCCTGGCGGCCCGCAAAAGGCCGTGCACATCGAGGTGGAGTCCATCCTGCCTGAGCGCGCCTGA
- a CDS encoding acyl-CoA desaturase yields the protein MSGPTGPACPGPSTPETLDAFASELDAIRRDTMARVGPEDARYITRLLWVIRGIESAGRALLLTTPWLPTFWLGAALLGLSKCLQNMEFGHNVMHGQYDWMNDPRFDGKSHDWDSTCSKEDWRHFHNYMHHHYTNVQELDRDFGYGMLRLSAELPWEPRFLTQAPYALLVAMLFEWAIAIHNMEFERLRTNREGTKARIQALWPNVKAKMWRQIKKDYVLWPLLGGLVSLVFGAGLLKGLLAVLLGNVLANVIRNIWTFVVIFCGHFTAGVHTFDPALVQGEHKGHWYLRQILGSSNISGGKLFHIMTGNLSHQIEHHLYPDMPARRYAEVAPRVREVCQRHGVPYNTGGMLKQLATVAVRIVRHSFPGGERTLTPLQHPAVPR from the coding sequence ATGTCAGGCCCAACAGGCCCGGCCTGCCCCGGCCCTTCCACACCTGAAACGCTGGACGCCTTTGCCAGCGAGCTGGATGCGATCAGGCGCGACACCATGGCCCGCGTGGGCCCGGAGGATGCCCGCTACATCACGCGCCTGCTGTGGGTGATACGCGGCATCGAATCGGCCGGGCGGGCGCTGCTGCTGACCACGCCGTGGCTGCCCACGTTCTGGCTGGGTGCGGCGCTGCTGGGCCTGTCCAAGTGCTTGCAGAACATGGAGTTCGGGCACAACGTCATGCACGGTCAATACGACTGGATGAACGACCCGCGCTTCGACGGCAAATCCCACGACTGGGACAGCACCTGCAGCAAGGAAGACTGGCGCCACTTCCACAACTACATGCACCACCACTACACCAATGTGCAGGAGCTGGACCGCGACTTTGGCTACGGCATGCTGCGCCTGTCGGCCGAGCTGCCCTGGGAGCCACGCTTCCTGACGCAGGCGCCTTATGCGCTGCTCGTGGCCATGCTGTTCGAGTGGGCGATCGCCATCCACAACATGGAGTTCGAACGCCTGCGCACCAACCGTGAGGGCACGAAGGCGCGCATCCAGGCGCTGTGGCCCAACGTGAAGGCCAAGATGTGGCGGCAGATCAAGAAGGACTACGTGCTGTGGCCGCTGCTGGGCGGGCTGGTGTCGCTGGTCTTCGGCGCAGGCCTGCTGAAGGGGCTGCTGGCCGTGTTGCTGGGCAATGTGCTGGCCAATGTGATCCGCAACATCTGGACCTTCGTGGTGATCTTTTGCGGGCACTTCACGGCGGGTGTGCACACCTTTGACCCGGCACTGGTGCAGGGTGAGCACAAGGGGCACTGGTACCTGCGCCAGATCCTGGGCTCCAGCAACATCTCGGGTGGCAAGCTGTTCCACATCATGACGGGCAACCTCAGCCACCAGATCGAGCACCATCTCTACCCGGACATGCCGGCGCGCCGTTATGCCGAGGTGGCGCCGCGGGTGCGTGAAGTCTGCCAACGCCATGGCGTGCCTTACAACACGGGCGGCATGCTCAAGCAACTGGCCACCGTGGCGGTGCGCATCGTGCGCCACAGCTTCCCCGGCGGTGAGCGCACGCTGACGCCCTTGCAGCACCCTGCGGTGCCGCGCTGA